A DNA window from Syntrophorhabdaceae bacterium contains the following coding sequences:
- the arsS gene encoding arsenosugar biosynthesis radical SAM (seleno)protein ArsS (Some members of this family are selenoproteins.), translating to MVCIVAEPAFAQKVPGLLTAEGIGVLQLNLGYRCNLACRHCHIGAGPERKEIMSAGTMKQVLDVLKSHPIPLVDITGGSPEMHPDLRELIEECIALGRRVLVRTNGVILLEEPYRSLISFYASKGVEVVVSLPHLDPHVTDRQRGEGVFSRVVEVLKRLNAAGYGQEGSGLVLDLAHNPGGAYMPASQASLESSYKRILRERHAIRFDHLFCLTNMPIGRYREYLKKTDNYAEYMAGLVRAFNPATLDNLMCRTTLSVAWDGTLHDCDFNHILGLPVNHGAPDHISGFDMEKLAHRRIVVGDHCYGCTAGGGSSCRGEIT from the coding sequence ATGGTTTGCATCGTGGCAGAACCCGCATTTGCTCAAAAGGTTCCGGGACTCCTGACGGCGGAGGGCATCGGGGTATTGCAGCTCAACCTGGGTTATCGCTGCAACCTCGCGTGCCGCCACTGCCATATCGGGGCGGGGCCCGAGCGGAAAGAAATTATGTCGGCCGGGACCATGAAGCAGGTCCTCGATGTACTCAAATCTCATCCCATTCCCCTGGTCGACATTACCGGAGGCAGCCCGGAGATGCACCCCGATTTAAGGGAGCTTATCGAAGAGTGTATCGCGCTCGGGCGTCGGGTCCTCGTACGGACCAACGGGGTGATCCTCCTGGAGGAGCCCTATCGATCCCTTATATCCTTTTATGCATCGAAGGGAGTGGAGGTCGTCGTCTCCCTGCCTCACCTCGACCCCCATGTGACGGACCGCCAGAGGGGCGAAGGCGTTTTTTCGAGGGTCGTCGAGGTCCTTAAGAGGCTCAATGCCGCGGGATACGGACAGGAGGGAAGCGGATTGGTGCTCGACCTGGCCCACAATCCCGGAGGAGCCTATATGCCGGCTTCCCAGGCGAGTCTCGAATCATCGTACAAGAGGATTCTGCGGGAACGCCATGCCATCCGCTTCGATCACCTTTTCTGTCTTACCAATATGCCTATCGGCAGGTATAGGGAATATCTGAAAAAGACCGATAATTATGCGGAATATATGGCAGGCCTGGTGAGGGCCTTCAACCCTGCCACCCTGGACAACCTCATGTGCAGGACCACCCTTTCCGTTGCCTGGGACGGAACGCTCCATGATTGTGATTTCAATCATATTTTAGGACTCCCCGTAAACCATGGCGCGCCCGACCATATCTCGGGATTCGACATGGAGAAGCTCGCCCATCGCAGGATCGTGGTGGGCGACCATTGTTACGGCTGCACGGCAGGAGGGGGAAGCTCATGCCGGGGAGAGATCACATAA
- a CDS encoding CoA-binding protein, whose amino-acid sequence MAEEEKTKEILGTSHTIAMVGLSPSEEKPSNGVARYLKKAGFRVIPVNPGYEEILGEKSYKSLSDIPDKIDVVDIFMRADRLLPVVEEAIKIKPKAIWLQLGIVNEEARALAGKAGIPFVMDKCMKIEHSRLTAQ is encoded by the coding sequence ATGGCAGAGGAAGAAAAAACGAAGGAGATACTCGGGACATCGCACACAATCGCAATGGTGGGGCTTTCGCCTTCGGAAGAGAAGCCGAGCAACGGCGTGGCGAGGTATCTGAAAAAAGCGGGCTTCCGGGTAATCCCCGTCAATCCCGGTTATGAAGAGATCCTGGGGGAGAAATCATACAAGTCCCTCTCCGATATACCGGACAAAATAGATGTGGTCGATATATTCATGAGGGCAGACAGACTCCTTCCCGTGGTGGAAGAGGCAATTAAGATAAAACCGAAAGCGATCTGGCTTCAATTGGGCATTGTAAACGAAGAGGCCAGGGCCCTTGCCGGGAAAGCGGGCATTCCTTTCGTGATGGACAAGTGCATGAAAATAGAGCACTCCCGTCTGACCGCACAATAG
- the ruvX gene encoding Holliday junction resolvase RuvX, translating into MRVLSLDVGDRRIGLALSDPTHTLAQALEVLTRTTAKKDLEALKKIAVDHDVGEIVVGLPKDLSGAMGKRGQSVADFAAEIERVTGLPVVLWDERFSTNEANRIFEMHQVNSKKRKPFIDMMAAQIILQGYLDGKKNQ; encoded by the coding sequence ATGCGAGTTTTATCTCTTGACGTGGGCGACAGAAGGATCGGGCTGGCCTTGTCGGACCCCACGCACACTTTGGCGCAAGCGCTGGAAGTTCTCACCAGGACCACTGCAAAAAAGGATCTCGAGGCGCTTAAGAAGATTGCGGTCGACCACGATGTGGGAGAGATCGTCGTCGGATTGCCGAAAGACCTGAGCGGGGCAATGGGAAAGAGGGGCCAGTCTGTGGCCGATTTCGCTGCCGAGATAGAGCGGGTGACCGGCCTCCCCGTGGTCCTGTGGGACGAGCGGTTCAGCACGAACGAGGCCAACAGGATATTCGAGATGCACCAGGTTAACTCAAAGAAAAGAAAACCTTTTATCGATATGATGGCGGCACAGATCATATTGCAGGGATACCTCGATGGGAAGAAAAACCAATAG
- the mltG gene encoding endolytic transglycosylase MltG: MGRKTNRPVLLAALAVFLLAQSLCLANISQGKDKGSHEFIVKSGTSVSGIAQQLADEGFIRIPYLFVALSIFYKGKLIAGEYELTPDMGMFHILRKMAHGERNIYTLRIVEGNNIFNVADSAEKAHIMKAGDFLRILKDRSLVTALGIQAESLEGYLAPDTYFYSREIDAEKLVEKITQRTLAYFSRDDVKRRMGELRLSVHDVLTLASMIEREAKQRDEKPVISAVFHNRLRKGMSLDCDPTVLYTADGVAEGPIRKSDLTAHTPYNTYTLKGLPKGPICNPDKSSISAVLNPARVDFLYFVSKNDGTHVFSKDMKDHNRFVTMYQRTKQTKKQ; the protein is encoded by the coding sequence ATGGGAAGAAAAACCAATAGACCCGTTCTACTTGCGGCCCTCGCAGTTTTTCTCCTGGCCCAGTCCCTTTGCCTGGCGAATATTTCACAGGGCAAAGACAAAGGGTCTCACGAGTTTATTGTGAAAAGCGGAACGAGCGTCAGCGGAATAGCCCAGCAGCTCGCCGACGAGGGATTCATCCGTATACCCTACCTCTTCGTCGCCCTCTCCATTTTTTATAAAGGTAAGCTGATCGCGGGCGAATACGAATTGACTCCCGACATGGGCATGTTCCACATCCTGAGAAAAATGGCACACGGAGAGAGGAACATCTATACCCTCCGGATCGTCGAAGGGAACAATATCTTCAATGTGGCTGATTCCGCAGAGAAAGCCCATATCATGAAAGCGGGAGATTTTCTCAGGATCCTGAAAGACCGTTCCCTCGTGACGGCCCTGGGCATACAGGCCGAATCATTGGAAGGCTACCTCGCGCCCGATACCTACTTTTACAGCCGGGAGATCGATGCGGAAAAGCTGGTCGAAAAAATCACCCAGAGGACCCTCGCGTATTTTTCCCGGGATGATGTGAAGCGGCGCATGGGCGAGCTACGCCTCTCCGTTCACGATGTCCTGACCCTCGCCTCCATGATCGAAAGAGAGGCAAAACAACGGGATGAGAAGCCCGTAATCTCCGCTGTCTTTCACAACCGGCTGCGCAAAGGCATGTCCCTTGACTGCGATCCTACCGTGCTCTACACTGCCGACGGGGTGGCCGAGGGGCCCATCAGGAAATCGGACCTTACGGCACACACGCCCTATAACACATATACCTTAAAGGGCCTGCCAAAAGGACCGATCTGCAACCCCGACAAAAGCTCCATCAGCGCGGTCCTCAATCCTGCACGGGTCGATTTTCTTTATTTCGTCTCAAAGAATGACGGGACCCATGTCTTCTCCAAAGACATGAAAGATCATAATCGTTTTGTAACTATGTACCAAAGGACTAAGCAAACAAAAAAACAATAG